TTTTGAACTCTTATGGTTAGCTTCCCTTTTTATATTGTGGATGTTTTTTCTCCGCATAAATATGCGGGAAATCAACTAGCAGTTATTGCGGATTCCGAGCAGTTGAGTGATGCCGAAATGCTGGCAATCGCGCGCGAAATGAACTACTCTGAAACGACTTTTATCCGCGATCGCACTCCTCGCAACGGCGGTTATGAGGTTCGCATTTTTACTCCCAAAAAAGAATTACCCTTCGCCGGACATCCAACTTTAGGAACTGCCTACATTTTGATGACCGAAATCCTGACCCATCCGAGCGATACGCTTCTGTTAAACTTAAAAGTCGGTCAAATCCCCGTTCGCAGATCTGATAGCGATTTACTTTGGATGCGTCAAAACCCTCCCACTTTCGGTCAAAACTTTGAGGCGCGGGATTTAGCCGAAGTTTTAACCTTGGAGGCGGATAGCATCGACTCCCGATTTCCAATTCAAGCCGTCTCGACAGGCGTTCCTT
This portion of the Oscillatoria sp. FACHB-1406 genome encodes:
- a CDS encoding PhzF family phenazine biosynthesis protein encodes the protein MVSFPFYIVDVFSPHKYAGNQLAVIADSEQLSDAEMLAIAREMNYSETTFIRDRTPRNGGYEVRIFTPKKELPFAGHPTLGTAYILMTEILTHPSDTLLLNLKVGQIPVRRSDSDLLWMRQNPPTFGQNFEARDLAEVLTLEADSIDSRFPIQAVSTGVPFIIVPLTSHEALKKIRVNREQYFQWVEGAEAKEILVFCPETYAPENNLSVRVFAESLGIPEDPATGSANGCLAGYLVEHLYFKRSAIEVRVEQGYEIDRPSLLFLKAERKDTEIEVSVGGNVVMVAKGQLV